CGAAATTTTTTCATTATGAAACTTATCAACTACGCCTGGAGTGATATTAGGTAAAGTATTTTTAAAATTTATCAACCCACCATTCATCTCTTCACTGACAAAAACTTTTGAGCCCTGAAGAAAAATTGAGTGAGGAACTCTTATAGAAATCTCATCTGAAAATTTTAAAAGTTCATCTTGCTTACCTTTGACATAAAGTCTTAGGATATAGTCCTCTCTTTGTATAGAGTACTCAAGACCACTTGATTTTGCATAAAAATCTAAAAAAAATGCCAAATTATCATTTAAATTTGAGTATTCAAACTCAAAGCAAAGTATCATAAAATCCCTTTATCTTGATATTCTTTAGCCATATCCAAAAGAGTAAAATTTGCCACTTTTTCATAGCTAAATCCCAACTCATCTAAATGTTTCAGAAGGGCTTTTTCCATTACTAAAGCACCTTTTTGAATCTCGTTTGACAGCTCAAAGCTCATAGGCTCTATCCTATTTGGAACAATACCTAAAATTTTAGTTTTTGGCATATCTCCTGCGAGCTCCATCATCTGAAGAGTTTGAAGCATCTCAACCTCATGAGCAGAACCATCCCAAGATATCTTATTAGGAATAGCCTCATAATCAAAAAAATAGACATCTCCTTTTTCGCCATCATCGCTACTTATACAATCAACTACTATCAAATAGTCATATTCTGCTATTATTGGTGTTAAGGCTATAGCTAAGGTTCCACCGTCTATGAAATTTATACTATGTTTAGAGTGAGTAAATTTGTAGTTTTTTTCAATCATTTTGGTAAAATGAACTCCGACACCTTCGTCGGAGAACATTACATTACCAATGCCAAGAACAAGCACCTTCATTTAGTGATTTTCTTTGACAAATTTATAGCCGCTTACAACGGCATCCATAGCTCCGTTTTTACCTTTAACTGCGTTAAATACCGCCATATAAATATGAACTGGAACAAATATCATAATAACCCACATTGCGATTCTATGAATAGTTCTAACGTTAGCTAGACCTCCCATCATATCTTCAAAATATCTCATCGGTTCATAAAATAGTCCGCCAAGACCTTCATGATATACATGCACATAAAGTACCATGCCTGTTAGGCAGATGACAAAAAGCACAAGATAAAAGAACAGATAAGACGCAAATTGAAGTGGGTTATAAACACCTCTTAAATGTGGATGTGGTCCTAAAAATATGTAGTATTTAATCTGCGCTATCCAAACTTTTGGACTAAAAAAATCATAGATACTAGCAAGCTCTTTTCTACTAAGTTTATCAAAAAAGAATAGATAAACTTTAAAAACCGTAACAGCAATCAATATAAATCCGGCAACTTGATGAGCAGCTCTCCATTTTGCATTTAAGAAAATAGTAGGCTCATTAGTAACTTCCGGAGCTATAAAGACATAAGATATATAAAACCCGCTAATCACAAGAAACGCAATAGCTATAAATCTAATCCAATGCGTAAGTCTCAGTCCTATGGAAAATTCGTATTCGCTGATACGATCCGGTTTATGACCTGACATATATCCTCCTTACAAATTTGGATTTATTTTGTATTCGCCAAGTTTATTTCCCTTAGTATCCATAACATGAACAGCGCACGCTATACATGGATCATAAGAGTGAATTTTACGAATAATTTCAAGTGGCTGAGTTAGGTCGGCTATCTTTAGTCCGATTATACACTCTTCATACGAACCGCGAACACCATTTGCATCTTTTGGAGATGCGTTCCATGTTGACGGAACCACTGCTTGCCAGTTTGTTATAACGCCATCTTTAATTCTGCACCAGTGAGATAAAGCGCCTCTTGGAGCATTTCCTGCGAAGTAACCTTTATACTCTTTATTTTTATCTATTACGTATTTAGCGCATGTCTCTTGATCGCTTTTTAGATTTTCTACTAGGTTATTAAACGCTTCAAGCCCGTGATTTACTACTATCTTAGCTTCAAGCATACGAGCTGCTGTTCTACCAAGAGTTGAGAATACTGCACTTAGAGGAAGTCCTGTATCTTTTAAGAATTTATCAACAACAGGCACTACACGCTTATTGCCTCTAGCATAGTTTACGACAATACTTGCAAGAGGACCTACTTGCATAGGCTTGCCTTCATATCTTGGAGCTTTAATCCAGCTATATTTACCTTTGACATTAAATACTTTAGTGTCTACCATTTTGCCATGTCCGTCAAGAGTATTCATATCAACTAGACCGGTGTAGTTTGGCTCTGTTTTACCGTCATAAGGATGAAGCGGTTTATCGTCCTTATACCAAGCGCGAGTAGCCTCTTCTGTTATCTTCATATCATCTACTTCGTAAACCTTACTTATGTCGCCATTTAGTATGATTCCGCTTTGGAATAAATTATCATTTCTTCCAACCATAAATTCATCATAAGATAGTAAATTTGCAACTCCAACGTCATTTAATACGCTTGGCTCGTTTCCGTAAGCTTTAGCAGCCATTACTATATCAGGATAGTATGCACGATTTACAAATTCTGACACTTCTTTAAATTTGGTCAAATATTCGCCAAGTCTTGAAGGGCTAAGAATATCCATAACACATGTTACGCCACCTACTGTTAAGCTTTGTGGGTGTGGGTTTTTGGAACCAAATATAGCCATCATTTGAGCCATTGTTCTTTGGATGCTTAAGCACTCTAAATAGTGAGAAAGAACTATCAAGTTTTGCTCAGGAGTAAATTTGTATGTGCTATGTCCCCAGTATGCGTTAGCAAATGGTCCAAGATTTCCTTTTTTAGCAAATGCCGCAACTTTTTCTTTAACCTCTTTTAACTTATCAGCTCCGGTTGCGTAAGGAGTATCGCAGTACTTAAACGCCTCTTCACTAGCTTTAACAGGGTCTGCCTGAAGAGCTGAAATTATATCCACCCAGTCAAGCCCGTGGAGTTGATAGAAATGCACTACGTGATCGTGAAGATAAAGTGCTGCGTTCATAAGTGTTCTAGTAAGCTCTGCATTAAGCGGAGGAACTATGCCAAGAGCTTTTTCAACAGCAATTATGCCAGCTCTATAGTGCGAATATGTACAAACTCCGCAAATTCTTTGAGTAAAGAATCCAGCATCTCTAGGGTCGCGTCCTTTTACGATTTGCTCAATTCCACGCCAAAGTGTTGAGCCTGAATAAGCTTCTTTAACTACATTATTTTCATCTACCACTACTTCTACGCGCAGGTGTCCTTCTATTCTGGTAACCGGATCTACTACTATTCTTTGTTCACTCATAATTATGCCTCTTTCTCTTCTTTATCTTTTGCAAAAACAGCAAGTGCAGCGTGCGCAGCCATACCTATACCGGCAAGCGCGAGCACACCGATACCTATCTTGTCGCTTACATTATCAGCACCAAGACCTAAAACAGTGTCAAATAGTCTATCTCCCATAGGCTCTTCAAATGGCCCCATGGTATCCCAGAAATCAGGCTCAGAGCATCCTATACATCCGTGTCCGGCTTGAACAGGCCAAGATGTATGCTGATTAAATCTCTCGCGTGAGCAGTTATTAAATGTATATGGACCTTTACATCCTACTTTATATAAGCAGTATCCATCTTTTGCGCCCTCGTCGCCAAATCTTTGGACAAATTCACCTGCGTCAAAGCGTCCTCGTCTTTCACAAAGGTCATGAATTCTAAGTCCATAGGCCCATTTTGGACGATTAAATACGTCAAGAGATGGCAATGTTCCAAATAGTATATAGTGCAGTACGTTTCCTACGATATTTTTTTCACTAGGAGGGCATCCAGGAACGTTTATAACAGGTTTGCTAGTAGCTTTGCTCATAGCTTGTGAATTTGAAGGATTTGGACGAGCCGCTTGAACACCTCCAAAGCTAGAACAGGTGCCTATTGCAAATATTGCAGCAGCATTATCGCTAGCATGTTTTGCATGATGAAGTCCGGTGTATCCAAGAGGTCCTACTGTTAGATAATTTTCTGTAGATCCCATAGGTATGCCACCCTCAACTAAAAGTATATACCTACCCTTATACTTTTCTATAGCACTTTCTAAATTCTCCTCAGCCTGCCAGCCAGAAGCCGCCATAATAGTCTCATGATACTCAAGTGATATATAATCAAATATCAAGCTATCTATACTAGGGGTATCGGTTCTAAGTAAACTCTCGCTACAACCTGTACACTCAGCCATATGAAGCCAAATAACAGGCAAGCGATCGCTAAGTTCTGCCGCACGTGCCACAACAGGAGTCATAGACGCAGGAAGCGCCATAAACGCTGTCATTGCGCCAGCCCACTTCATAAAGTCACGACGAGTAAAGCCACTTGCTTTCAGAGCTTCACTTATCGAGCCTTCATTCTTTACTCTTGGTAGCTTAGCCAGAATATTGAGTCGCTCATTAACTCTGGCAAGAACATCATTTTTCATACCTACTCCTTAAAAAAATGAATTTATACCACAACAAATATGTAAATTTTACATAATTATATATATAGAAAAAATAAAAAGAACTTTAATATTTTACAAAATACTAAATGAAATATAAATTTTTTAATAATATTTTGTCTTGGATGAAATATTACTATTAATTCTCATTGTTTATTATTTATAAAATATATTAATTTTTTTTTATAATAATTGATTAATATATTTTTTAGAAATATGCTATTTTCATTATTTTAAAATAAAAATATATACTTAAAATTATTATATAAATTATCAAAAATAAGATTTAAGATAAAAATACTCTGATTTTTATTTAAATGAAATTTTTATTTAAAATATTTGATTTATTTGAAAATATGCCAAATTTGCTTTTTTATTTTTTGTATGTTTTTTGTAGCTAAATTTAAAGTAAAATAAATTTTACCCACTCGCAAAAAGTTAAAAAAATCAAGCGAAAGGGTAAAATTTAAATCAAATTTATTTTTTAGGATAGGTCATCTCTTCAGGACGAACGTATTTGTCAAACTCTTCAGCTGTTAAAATTCCTAAATTTACAGCCTCTTCTTTTAGCGTGGTGCTGTTTTGATGAGCGGTTTTAGCTATTTTAGCTGCATTTTCATATCCTATATAAGGATTTAGCGCGGTTACTAGCATAAGCGAGCCGTGCAAATAGCCGTCTATCACTTTTAAATTCGGTTCAATCCCCACAGCACAATGATCGTTAAAGCTTATCATCGCGTCACTTAAAAGCCTGATTGATTGAAGCAAGTTATAAGTAAGCACCGGCTTAAACACGTTTAGCTCGAAATTTCCTTGAGAGGCGCTAAGAGTTACCGCAAAGTGATTTGCCATGACCTGAACCGATACCATCGTCATCGCTTCGCACTGCGTCGGATTTACTTTGCCCGGCATTATGGAGCTTCCTGGCTCGTTTTCAGGGATAAAAATTTCGCCTATACCGCATCTTGGACCGCTTGCAAGCCATCTTATGTCGTTTGCGATTTTCATCAAATTTGCAGCTAGTCCGTCAAGCGCACCGCTTAAAAACACCTCGCCGTCATGGCTTGTAAGCCCGTGAAATTTATTAGGATGAGAGATAAATTTAAACTTGCTTTTAGTTAGATTGTTTAACTCTTCGCTTACTAAATTTGAAAACTCAGGGTGCGAATTTAGTCCCGTCCCTACGGCGGTTCCGCCGATAGCAAGCTCGCAAAGATATTTCATCGAGTCATTTACTTGAAGCTGCGCTTTTCTTAGCATCTCGACATATCCGCTAAGCTCTTGTCCAAGGGTTAGCGGAGTAGCGTCTTGAAGGTGCGTGCGCCCTATTTTGACTATATCTTTAAATTTCTCGCTCTTGCTCTCTAAAGTCTTTTTAAGCTTGTCGATAGCGGGCAAAAGCTGCTTTTGAATCTCTATCACAAAGGCTATTCTCATCGCGGTCGGATAGGTGTCGTTTGAGCTTTGACCCTTGTTTACGTCATCGTTTGGATGAACGAGTTTTTTTACTCTAAAGTTCTCGCCTAAAATTTCAGTGGCTCTGTTTGCGATAACTTCATTTAGGTTCATGTTTGACTGAGTGCCTGAACCTGTCTGCCAGACTACAAGAGGGAAATTTCCGCACAGTTTGCCGTCTATGATCTCATCGCAGGCTTGTGATATGGCTTTAGTTTTTGCCTCATCAAGCCTGTTTAGCTTGTGATTGACTATGGCGCAAGCTTTTTTAAGATACGCAAAGCCTTTGATGACCTCTTTTGGCATCTTCTCTTCGCCTATTTTAAAATTCTCAAAACTTCTTTCGGTTTGAGCGCCCCAATACTTATCGTTTGGCACCTGAATTTCGCCCATAGTGTCTTTTTCTATTCTATATTGCATAAATGATCCTTTTAAATTATTTTTGATATTTTATATCATAATTAATAAATAAAGGATAACTACGTTAGCTTTGCCTATAAAATCTGTTATAATTTTAAAATGAAGAATAAAATTATTAAATTTGCTAAATTTGGTTTTATCTTTATCGCATCTCTTTTCTTGGCATTTTTAATACTTGATTTTGCCTTCCCTTTAAATACGAAAATGCTCACTAGAGAAAATTCTTCGATATTGTTTGATAAAAATGGCGAGATTATTTCTATGCGCCCAAGTAGCGATGAAATTTGGCGTTTTGAGGCGCAAAATATCCCACAAACGCTCAAAGATAGCGTTTTACTCTTTGAAGATAGATACTTTTACTACCATTTTGGATTTAATCCTTTTTCTATGACTAGAGCTGCTTTTCACAACCTAACGCACAAAAACCGCATAGGTGCTTCAACGATAACCATGCAAGTAGCCCGCATGATGAGCCCAAAAGAGCGCACATACGCTAATAAAATAAAAGAAATTTTTACCGCCTTTCAGCTTGAATGGCACTACACAAAAGATGAAATTTTAAAATTTTATTTCAATCTCGCTCCTTATGGCGGCAATATAGAAGGCGTTGCAGCGGCTGCGAGGTTTTATTTTAATAAAAATTTAGAAGATCTAAGCATTGCTCAAATGGCTCTTCTTAGCACGATCCCAAAAAATCCGAACGCAAATCGCCTTGATAAAAAATCAAACATAAATACTTTAAAAAACCGCGTAGTAACTTTGCTGTATAAGGCTAAAATAATAGACAAGAGCCAATATCAAAGAGCCAGAAGCGAGCCATTTAAAAATAAACGCTTCAATGCGCCTTTAAATGCCAAGCAATACTCTTTAATCGCTATTAAAAACGGAGTTATAAACTCGAATCTGAATCTAAATTTACAAAATATTTTAGAAACAAATCTAAAAATAGCCTCAGATTTAATGATAGATAAAAACGCCAAAAATGCAGCCGGTATAATCATAGATAATAGATCAATGAGTGTGGCTGCATATGTTGGCTCACATAACGAAAAGGCTTTAGACGGAGAAAATGACGGAGTGATTATGAGTAGAAACGTAGGCTCTACTCTAAAACCTTTTATATTTTCATTAGGACTTGATCAAGGCTTCATAACCCCTAAAAAAGAGATGATAGATACTGAAATTTTCATAAGAGAATACAATCCAAAAAATTACGATAACGAATTTTTGGGCATAGTTTCGGCTACAGAGGCCTTAGCGCTTAGCCTAAATATACCTGCTGTAAATTTAAATCACAAACTTAAAGAAAACTCACTATACGAGATGCTAAAAGAGATAAATTTAGTAAAAAATACAAAAGAATTTTACGGCGACAGCATATCATTAGGAAGCGCTGAAATGAGCCTATTAAATTTAGCCCACTTATATACAATCTACGCCAATAAAGGGGAGTTAAAACCTCTTGAAGTCGCAGGAAAAACAGTAGGAGAAAACAAACGTCTAATAAGCGAACAAAGTGCGTATCTAACTGCAAAAATGCTATCAAAGGCAGCCAGAAGCTACCTAGGAGTTACATGGCAATATGCAAAGGATACCCCGCAAATCGCTTTTAAAACCGGCACTAGTTATGGATCAAGAGATATATATGCCATAGGAGTTAATCAAGACTACACAATAGCGGTATGGTTTGGAAATTTTAACGGTAAAAAGACTAAAAATTTAAGCGGATTTTCTGATGCCTCCAAGGTTGTTTTTGATATTTTTAAAATTTTAGCTCAACAAGAGAGTCTATCTTTTATCGATATTCCAAACGGAATCGAAGAAAAAGAGAGCTGTCTGGACGCATTTAAATTTAAAGAGTGTAAAAATATACAAATTGATGAGCTTATAAGCGATGTTGAACTAAAAGATGATTGCGATAGTATAAGAAGTGAAGAGGTGGATTTCTTACTAAAAAACAATAAAATTTCAAAACAAGATATAAAAGACAGCCCCTGCTTTTATAAATTTAAAAACCATAAGCCTCTAATAGCCTCACCTTTTAACGAACAAATAATAATGAGTAATGAGAAGGAAACTAAAGTTATGCTAAAATGTTACGCATATATTGGAGATGAAATTTATTACAAAATAGATGACGAAGAGTTTAATAAGACCACAAACGCAGCCGAAAAAATGCTAATTCTAAAAGAAGGTGAACACAAAATAGGTTGTCTGGATGAGAATTCAAATTTAAGCGAAATAAAAATAGAAATAAGGAGGTTTTGATGTTATTTAGATCTACAGCAGCTACTCTTATGCTATGTTTGAGCCTAAATGCTTTCACTCTTACGGGTGATTTTAGAGCGCCTGATGATAGAGTATTAATCTTTGGAGTAAAATACGAAAAAAAGGCTACATCGTCACTAATTGGAACGATGACGCATAAAAAACTTCTAACATGCACACCAGAACTTGAAGGAGTATACGAATACGGAAACAACGATATCACGCTTTATCTTACAAAACCACTTGTAAAAGGTATTGATTACAACTGCATTAAAGATAAAACTTCGTCCGGGTTTTACAGCGGGGATTTTGTATTAGACAAATTTGTAGAATACTCTAAAAGTGATTATCTGATAGGCTTTAATGACGAAGTTAAAGAAGAGGAATTTGTTAAAAATTTTAAAATTTACGAGAGAAAAAATCTAGCGAAAAACGATATCAAATACAAAATCACAAGCAAAACAAAGAATAACTTTAATGTAAAACTACTTAGTAGCGGAGAAAATTTGATATTTGACGTATCAAATAATCTAAAAAGCACCTCTGGAATAAATTTGGATAATAACTACGCAATACCTCAAGAGCCTACGACAGAAGAGATGTTTGTGGATAATCCAGAGGCTAAAACTATGCTTCTAACCGCCCCTAAAGCAGTTAGTCTAGATAATGGAAAATTAGCCATAAGACTATATTTAAAAAATTGGCTTGATTATGGAAATTTTCATAAATTTGTAAGTATAGACGGAGTTAAAAATTTTAAAGTTAGCGAGATTGAGTATACGAATTATACAGAGAAAGAAGATATACCGCAAGATCACTATTATTACATTGATGTCACAAGCGATGAATTTAAACCGAATACAGAATATAAAATAAGATATTTAAAAGGATTTGGAGATAGGTATTCATTACTAAGAGAGAGTGCTGAATTTAAAATCAAATTTGGAAATTTAAAACCGTTTTTAAAATTTAGCGATCCACAAAATGCTCCATATATGTCAAATATCGGCGAGATAGCCATAGAAAGCGTCAATACAAGCACTGCAAAAGTAGTAGTAGAAAAACTAATGGATCAAAACTATAGATACTTCTTAAATTTTTCAAACGAAGACCTATCGCCTTTAGTTAAAGAGGTAACAAGTAAAAACTATGAGCTTGGCGGGACTTTAAATGAAATTTCAAAACATAAGATCAAGCTTGACTTCGCAGATAGTGGAGATGGAGTATATCTTATAACAATATATTACGATAAAGAAAAAAGCACATCTAAAGTAGTATATTTAACAGATATAGGCGTAAGCGTCAAACTGGCTAAAGATGAGATCTTTTTATTTGCTAATAGACTTAGTCAAAATGCTGTGGTAGCAAACGCGGATGTAAAAATTTATTCCAACAAAAACGAAATTTTAGCAAACGGAATAACAAACGATGAGGGCATATTTAAATTTAATAAGAAAAATATCGGTGAAGAGGCTTCATCTGCTGTCGTAACCATAGGCAAAGAGCAAGGATTTATAATCTTGACTCAGGGCAAAAATTTAAACGAAAATGGCTATTATCCAAAGAAAGCTCCAAATGAACTTTACAGCGCTTATTTACACTTTGCGAGCGATATAATTCGTCCATCAGATACAATAAAAGGAGAGATAATAATCAAAAACGCTCTATTTAGCGCTCTATCTGAAATGCCTGTAAAACTTAAAATAAAAGATCCTCAAAACAAAACAATACTCAATAAATCGGTAAAGACAGATAGGCTTGGAGTGATAAATTTTGACGAGAGTGTAAATTCAGAACTTAGCGGATCGTTTAAATTTGAAGTTATTTTCGCAGACAGAATACTAACTTCTCAAAATTTCTCAGTTGAGTCCTTTACCCCTCAACGTATAAAAAATAACATAACTCTAAATAAAGATACCTATACCAAAGATGAACTAATAGAAGTTAGCCTACAAAGCAACTATCTATTTGGCGCTCCTGCTGGTGATTTAAAAGGCAACATAGAGCTAAATATGTATCAAAAAGAGTATTTAAATGATAAATATAAAAATTATAATTTTAGTAATAGTGAATACTCTAAAATATACTTTGACCAGATATTTAAAGATATAAAGCTTGACAAAGACGGCAAGAGCACAAAGATAATAAAACCACTTATAGGGCAAAAAAAGGTTGCAAGCGTAATTGGTGCTACCTTGGTCTTTAATATCAATGATGATGGTAAAAATATATCGGCAAGTAAAAGTCTAACTATCTATCCTTTTGAAACTATGGTGGGAATTAAGGCTGATACCGACTTTACAGAGGTTAATAACAATGTAAATTTTAACTTCATCAACATAGATCCTCTAAGTGGCGAAGAAAAAC
This Campylobacter sp. RM16192 DNA region includes the following protein-coding sequences:
- a CDS encoding HyaD/HybD family hydrogenase maturation endopeptidase, which produces MKVLVLGIGNVMFSDEGVGVHFTKMIEKNYKFTHSKHSINFIDGGTLAIALTPIIAEYDYLIVVDCISSDDGEKGDVYFFDYEAIPNKISWDGSAHEVEMLQTLQMMELAGDMPKTKILGIVPNRIEPMSFELSNEIQKGALVMEKALLKHLDELGFSYEKVANFTLLDMAKEYQDKGIL
- the cybH gene encoding Ni/Fe-hydrogenase, b-type cytochrome subunit; this translates as MSGHKPDRISEYEFSIGLRLTHWIRFIAIAFLVISGFYISYVFIAPEVTNEPTIFLNAKWRAAHQVAGFILIAVTVFKVYLFFFDKLSRKELASIYDFFSPKVWIAQIKYYIFLGPHPHLRGVYNPLQFASYLFFYLVLFVICLTGMVLYVHVYHEGLGGLFYEPMRYFEDMMGGLANVRTIHRIAMWVIMIFVPVHIYMAVFNAVKGKNGAMDAVVSGYKFVKENH
- a CDS encoding nickel-dependent hydrogenase large subunit, coding for MSEQRIVVDPVTRIEGHLRVEVVVDENNVVKEAYSGSTLWRGIEQIVKGRDPRDAGFFTQRICGVCTYSHYRAGIIAVEKALGIVPPLNAELTRTLMNAALYLHDHVVHFYQLHGLDWVDIISALQADPVKASEEAFKYCDTPYATGADKLKEVKEKVAAFAKKGNLGPFANAYWGHSTYKFTPEQNLIVLSHYLECLSIQRTMAQMMAIFGSKNPHPQSLTVGGVTCVMDILSPSRLGEYLTKFKEVSEFVNRAYYPDIVMAAKAYGNEPSVLNDVGVANLLSYDEFMVGRNDNLFQSGIILNGDISKVYEVDDMKITEEATRAWYKDDKPLHPYDGKTEPNYTGLVDMNTLDGHGKMVDTKVFNVKGKYSWIKAPRYEGKPMQVGPLASIVVNYARGNKRVVPVVDKFLKDTGLPLSAVFSTLGRTAARMLEAKIVVNHGLEAFNNLVENLKSDQETCAKYVIDKNKEYKGYFAGNAPRGALSHWCRIKDGVITNWQAVVPSTWNASPKDANGVRGSYEECIIGLKIADLTQPLEIIRKIHSYDPCIACAVHVMDTKGNKLGEYKINPNL
- a CDS encoding hydrogenase small subunit, with protein sequence MKNDVLARVNERLNILAKLPRVKNEGSISEALKASGFTRRDFMKWAGAMTAFMALPASMTPVVARAAELSDRLPVIWLHMAECTGCSESLLRTDTPSIDSLIFDYISLEYHETIMAASGWQAEENLESAIEKYKGRYILLVEGGIPMGSTENYLTVGPLGYTGLHHAKHASDNAAAIFAIGTCSSFGGVQAARPNPSNSQAMSKATSKPVINVPGCPPSEKNIVGNVLHYILFGTLPSLDVFNRPKWAYGLRIHDLCERRGRFDAGEFVQRFGDEGAKDGYCLYKVGCKGPYTFNNCSRERFNQHTSWPVQAGHGCIGCSEPDFWDTMGPFEEPMGDRLFDTVLGLGADNVSDKIGIGVLALAGIGMAAHAALAVFAKDKEEKEA
- the fumC gene encoding class II fumarate hydratase, producing MQYRIEKDTMGEIQVPNDKYWGAQTERSFENFKIGEEKMPKEVIKGFAYLKKACAIVNHKLNRLDEAKTKAISQACDEIIDGKLCGNFPLVVWQTGSGTQSNMNLNEVIANRATEILGENFRVKKLVHPNDDVNKGQSSNDTYPTAMRIAFVIEIQKQLLPAIDKLKKTLESKSEKFKDIVKIGRTHLQDATPLTLGQELSGYVEMLRKAQLQVNDSMKYLCELAIGGTAVGTGLNSHPEFSNLVSEELNNLTKSKFKFISHPNKFHGLTSHDGEVFLSGALDGLAANLMKIANDIRWLASGPRCGIGEIFIPENEPGSSIMPGKVNPTQCEAMTMVSVQVMANHFAVTLSASQGNFELNVFKPVLTYNLLQSIRLLSDAMISFNDHCAVGIEPNLKVIDGYLHGSLMLVTALNPYIGYENAAKIAKTAHQNSTTLKEEAVNLGILTAEEFDKYVRPEEMTYPKK
- the pbpC gene encoding penicillin-binding protein 1C; translation: MKNKIIKFAKFGFIFIASLFLAFLILDFAFPLNTKMLTRENSSILFDKNGEIISMRPSSDEIWRFEAQNIPQTLKDSVLLFEDRYFYYHFGFNPFSMTRAAFHNLTHKNRIGASTITMQVARMMSPKERTYANKIKEIFTAFQLEWHYTKDEILKFYFNLAPYGGNIEGVAAAARFYFNKNLEDLSIAQMALLSTIPKNPNANRLDKKSNINTLKNRVVTLLYKAKIIDKSQYQRARSEPFKNKRFNAPLNAKQYSLIAIKNGVINSNLNLNLQNILETNLKIASDLMIDKNAKNAAGIIIDNRSMSVAAYVGSHNEKALDGENDGVIMSRNVGSTLKPFIFSLGLDQGFITPKKEMIDTEIFIREYNPKNYDNEFLGIVSATEALALSLNIPAVNLNHKLKENSLYEMLKEINLVKNTKEFYGDSISLGSAEMSLLNLAHLYTIYANKGELKPLEVAGKTVGENKRLISEQSAYLTAKMLSKAARSYLGVTWQYAKDTPQIAFKTGTSYGSRDIYAIGVNQDYTIAVWFGNFNGKKTKNLSGFSDASKVVFDIFKILAQQESLSFIDIPNGIEEKESCLDAFKFKECKNIQIDELISDVELKDDCDSIRSEEVDFLLKNNKISKQDIKDSPCFYKFKNHKPLIASPFNEQIIMSNEKETKVMLKCYAYIGDEIYYKIDDEEFNKTTNAAEKMLILKEGEHKIGCLDENSNLSEIKIEIRRF